CGGCACGGGCTCGACGCCCCGGAGCTGGTGGAGTTGTTCCGCTGGAGCGAGGACGATTTCTTGCGGCTCACGGAAGGAAGCGCGATTCGCCGCATCGGCTACGCGTGCTGGCTGCGCAACGTGGCCGTGGCATTGGGCAACGCACCGTACGACTCACGCATCGTCGAGGCGTTACAAGAGCGGCGCGAGGATCCGTCGCCGCTGGTGCGGGAACACGTGGCGTGGGCGCTGGAACAACACCAACAAAAACGGACGCCAGAAATTAACCGGGCACCGCGCTAGGCACCTGAAAGATCCGCCCGTCATCGAGACGCAACGCGGTAAGGGACCCGCCCCAGACACAACCACTGTCCAGGCACACCGCGCCGTTCTGGCGATGCAGCCCCAAGGCCGCCCAGTGCCCGTACAGGATCGTCTCCTCCACCCCCTCGCGGGGCCAGGCGAACCACGGGCTATAACCCGCGGGCGCGTCGGCGGGGAGCCCGGAGAACGCCAGCGCCATGTGCCCGTCCACGGTGCAGCAGCGCAGGCGCGTGAACACGCTGACGATGCAATTCCAGCGGTCGGGGCCGACCAGGTCATCGGACCACGCGCTCGGCCCCTGTCCCACCTGGTGGCGCAGGAAGCTCCGATAGTCGGCGCCGCCCAGCCGTGTTGCGACCTCGCGCGCCAACTCTACGGCGGTGTCGAGGCTCCACCGCGGCAGCAGGCCCGCGTGGGTGAGCACGTGACCTGCCTCTCGGTGGATCAACGGGAGGCCGCGCAGCCAGCCCACCAGCTCGTCGCGATCGCTCGCGCGCAAGACGTCGTCCAGGGTGTCCTGGCGCTTGGCCGCAGAGATTCCCTCCGCGCGACACATCAGGTGAAAGTCATGGTTGCCCAGGACCGCCACCGCGCCCGCGCCGAGGCCCTTCACGAATCGCAGAACCGCCAGGGAGTCCGGACCGCGGTTCACCAAGTCGCCCGCGAACCACAAACGGTCGTCAGGGGGGTCGAACGCGATGACGTCCAACAACCGCCGCAACGGTTCGTAGCATCCTTGAACGTCTCCGATGACGTAGGTGGCCATGGGGTCGTTTCGCAGCAAGGCTTCGCGCGGCCGCCCGGCAACAGCACGCCGGCCGACACGGACGCTGTCCCTACCGGCGGGACCGACCGAAGCTAAAGGCGCCGGGTCCCCGGGTGGCGATGTACAGGAACACGAAGCAGAAGAGCACCGCCAGCTCGCCGCCGTTCTCTATGGGCCAGAGACCGCGGCCGGCATGGGCCATGAAATAGGCCGCGGCCATCTGTCCGCTGCACAACAGTGCCGCGAGGCGAGCGAAAAGGCCAAGCGCCACGAACAGCCCGCCCGCCAATTCGATGATGCCGGCGGCGCCCATAAGGGAGAGCAGCTCGGCGGTGGCACCGCCGCCATCCATGCCGCCGAAGGAGCCGAATAGTTTCTGCGCGCCGTGCTGCGCGAACGCAAGCCCGACGACAATACGCATGAGCGCGTACGCGTAGCGCGACAAGCCGTCCATGATCGCATTCCTTTCCAACATTCTGTCAGTCCGATTCGCGAACGAACCGAACCGGCTACTGGTTCCCGACAGATTCGGGCCGCCGGTTCAACCTCGGCGGCCCGGGTAAGAGATGGCTCGGTGCCGAAAGCACTGCAGGAGATGATCGTTCACCATTCCCACCGCCTGCATGAAAGCGTAACAGATCGTCGGGCCGACGAACCGGAACCCGCGCGCCACGAGGTCCCGGCTCATGGCTTCCGACTCCAGTGTGCGCGCGGGAACCTCCTCGTGGCCGCGCCAGCGATTGACCCGCGGCCGGCCGCCGACGAACCGCCACACGTAGCGGTCGAACGTGCCGTGCTCCTCCCTGACCCGGAGGAACGCCTGGGCATTGGTCACCGCGGCGGCGATCTTGAGCCGGTTGCGCACGATGCCGGGGTCCCGCAGCAGTTCGCCCTGCTTTGCCGCATCATAGCGGGACACGGCATCGGCGTCGAAGCCCGCGAAGGCCCGGCGGTAGGCGTCGCGTTTCCTGAGAATGGTCTCCCAGCTCAGTCCCGCTTGCGCCCCCTCCAGAACGAGGAACTCGAACAGCGTCCGGTCATCATGACACGGCACGCCCCATTCGGCATCGTGATACGCCACGGACAACTCCGTCCTGGCCCAAACGCAGCGTACAAGCCCCTCGTCCGACGAAGGCGGCGACGCCAGCGACATCGTACCGCTTCCCGCGCGCCGCCGACTTCCACCGCGTCAGCGACGCCGCCGGGGCATTCCTATTCGTGCCCCGGCAGGTAGGTAATCAAGGTCAGCACCGCGCCCTGAGGATCCTGTATGACGCAGAACCTGCCTACGCCCGGAATGTCGTTCAGCGGCACGATCACCTTGCCGCCGAGGTCCTGTACCTTGACCGCGGCCGCGTCGACATCGTCCACCGTCACGTAGGTGCCCCAGGTGGGCGGCATCCCCTGCGCTTGCGCCGGGACCGCCATGATTCCACCGATCTCGGCCCCGTCGACCTTCACCAGGTTGTACTCGAAGTTCTCGTCGCTGTCCTCGCACTCGTGGGTCACCGCTTCCGTCGTCCACCCCAAGAGCTCGGCATAAAATTTCTTGGCTCCCTCCACGTCCGTGGTCAGAAGCTCGCACCAACTGAAGGTTCCATGCTTCGAAGCACCCATCCATCATCCTTTCATCTGTTCGGAAACCCGGGATATCCGCGGCCGTGCCGCAATGATCGGTATGCCAGT
The sequence above is drawn from the Deltaproteobacteria bacterium genome and encodes:
- a CDS encoding VOC family protein — protein: MGASKHGTFSWCELLTTDVEGAKKFYAELLGWTTEAVTHECEDSDENFEYNLVKVDGAEIGGIMAVPAQAQGMPPTWGTYVTVDDVDAAAVKVQDLGGKVIVPLNDIPGVGRFCVIQDPQGAVLTLITYLPGHE
- a CDS encoding DoxX family protein; translated protein: MDGLSRYAYALMRIVVGLAFAQHGAQKLFGSFGGMDGGGATAELLSLMGAAGIIELAGGLFVALGLFARLAALLCSGQMAAAYFMAHAGRGLWPIENGGELAVLFCFVFLYIATRGPGAFSFGRSRR
- a CDS encoding symmetrical bis(5'-nucleosyl)-tetraphosphatase; translation: MATYVIGDVQGCYEPLRRLLDVIAFDPPDDRLWFAGDLVNRGPDSLAVLRFVKGLGAGAVAVLGNHDFHLMCRAEGISAAKRQDTLDDVLRASDRDELVGWLRGLPLIHREAGHVLTHAGLLPRWSLDTAVELAREVATRLGGADYRSFLRHQVGQGPSAWSDDLVGPDRWNCIVSVFTRLRCCTVDGHMALAFSGLPADAPAGYSPWFAWPREGVEETILYGHWAALGLHRQNGAVCLDSGCVWGGSLTALRLDDGRIFQVPSAVPG
- a CDS encoding DNA-3-methyladenine glycosylase I; its protein translation is MSLASPPSSDEGLVRCVWARTELSVAYHDAEWGVPCHDDRTLFEFLVLEGAQAGLSWETILRKRDAYRRAFAGFDADAVSRYDAAKQGELLRDPGIVRNRLKIAAAVTNAQAFLRVREEHGTFDRYVWRFVGGRPRVNRWRGHEEVPARTLESEAMSRDLVARGFRFVGPTICYAFMQAVGMVNDHLLQCFRHRAISYPGRRG